In the Streptomyces formicae genome, one interval contains:
- a CDS encoding transglycosylase SLT domain-containing protein, translating into MSASLIRRIASPKKAITGGLVAAAATGMVFAAAPAQAATPTTAKAAVPAAAPAAAPASAQAVAKQMIPDAAQYQAFSNIVAHESGWNHTATNSSSGAYGLVQALPGSKMASAGSDWKTNPATQIKWGLDYMNSRYGSPVGAWNFWQANGWY; encoded by the coding sequence GTGTCCGCCTCGCTCATCCGCCGCATCGCTTCCCCGAAGAAGGCCATCACCGGCGGCCTCGTCGCCGCAGCCGCCACCGGCATGGTCTTCGCCGCGGCCCCGGCCCAGGCAGCCACCCCGACCACCGCGAAGGCCGCCGTCCCGGCCGCCGCCCCCGCCGCCGCCCCCGCGTCCGCCCAGGCCGTCGCGAAGCAGATGATCCCGGACGCCGCGCAGTACCAGGCGTTCAGCAACATCGTGGCCCACGAGAGCGGCTGGAACCACACCGCTACCAACTCCTCCTCCGGCGCCTACGGCCTGGTCCAGGCGCTGCCCGGCTCGAAGATGGCCTCGGCCGGTTCGGACTGGAAGACCAACCCGGCGACCCAGATCAAGTGGGGCCTGGACTACATGAACTCCCGCTACGGCAGCCCGGTCGGCGCGTGGAACTTCTGGCAGGCCAACGGCTGGTACTGA
- a CDS encoding prenyltransferase/squalene oxidase repeat-containing protein, whose translation MNVRRSAAVLAAVAVFGSAAAPAAFADDASPSPAALPSGLYGKTDPKFDGVFRQSYALLAQSMEGVEPAEKAIDWLTGQQCASGGFAAYRADASAPCDSKTAVDSNSTAAAVQALAGVGHEDKTLKKSVEWLKSVQNTDGGWGYNPGLPTDANSTGIVIGALVAAGENPADVKSKDGKSAYDALPKLVMDCDKDGGAFGLADPKSGKLSPNADATAAGVLGSLGRGLVVEPPKDRDATGSKCAKPDTATQAASNGVGYLLDTLGKTDDHLMSSMPGAKDKPDFGNTADAVLALAAADQKERAKKSAEWLAKNSADWAKQSGPAAYAQLVFAANAAGMDARDFGGADLVKQLNATGPAPRSASKSPTGSASDSDEKKDDGGGVSVWWIIGVGMVAGIGIGFLYSGNRKKQQP comes from the coding sequence ATGAACGTTCGCCGCAGCGCAGCGGTCCTGGCCGCCGTCGCCGTGTTCGGCTCGGCCGCAGCACCGGCAGCCTTCGCGGACGACGCCTCGCCGTCGCCCGCCGCGCTCCCCTCGGGCCTCTACGGCAAGACCGACCCCAAGTTCGACGGCGTCTTCCGCCAGTCGTACGCCCTGCTCGCCCAGAGCATGGAGGGCGTCGAGCCCGCCGAGAAGGCCATCGACTGGCTGACCGGGCAGCAGTGCGCGAGCGGCGGCTTCGCGGCGTACCGCGCGGACGCGAGCGCGCCGTGCGACTCCAAGACCGCGGTCGACAGCAACTCCACCGCCGCGGCCGTGCAGGCGCTCGCCGGAGTCGGTCACGAGGACAAGACGCTCAAGAAGAGCGTCGAGTGGCTGAAGTCCGTACAGAACACGGACGGTGGCTGGGGCTACAACCCGGGCCTGCCCACCGACGCGAACTCCACCGGCATCGTGATCGGCGCCCTCGTCGCGGCGGGCGAGAACCCCGCCGACGTGAAGTCCAAGGACGGCAAGTCCGCCTACGACGCGCTGCCCAAGCTCGTCATGGACTGCGACAAGGACGGCGGCGCCTTCGGCCTCGCCGACCCCAAGTCCGGCAAGCTCTCGCCGAACGCCGACGCCACCGCGGCCGGTGTGCTCGGCAGCCTCGGCAGGGGCCTCGTCGTGGAGCCGCCCAAGGACCGCGACGCCACCGGGTCCAAGTGCGCGAAGCCCGACACCGCGACGCAGGCGGCGAGCAACGGCGTCGGCTACCTCCTGGACACCCTCGGCAAGACCGACGACCACCTGATGTCCTCGATGCCGGGCGCCAAGGACAAGCCCGACTTCGGCAACACCGCCGACGCGGTGCTCGCGCTCGCGGCCGCCGACCAGAAGGAGCGGGCCAAGAAGTCCGCCGAGTGGCTCGCGAAGAACTCCGCGGACTGGGCGAAGCAGTCGGGTCCCGCCGCCTACGCCCAGCTGGTCTTCGCCGCCAACGCGGCGGGGATGGACGCCCGTGACTTCGGCGGCGCCGACCTGGTGAAGCAGCTCAACGCCACGGGCCCGGCCCCGCGGTCCGCGTCGAAGTCCCCCACCGGCTCCGCCTCCGACTCGGACGAGAAGAAGGACGACGGCGGCGGCGTCAGCGTCTGGTGGATCATCGGCGTCGGCATGGTCGCCGGCATCGGCATCGGCTTCCTCTACAGCGGCAACCGCAAGAAGCAGCAGCCGTGA
- a CDS encoding ECF transporter S component, with protein MTAAPTGQAQARPIRLGRRSIAALALVTAVGVAAFGWPLLAGAGSGLSDHAQDAPWLFAALLPLLLAVVVATIADVGLDAKAIAMLGVLAAAGAALRPLGAGTAGIEPMFFLMVLSGRVLGPGFGFVLGSVSMFASALLTGGVGPWMPFQMLSMGWVCMGAGLLPGPDTLRGRRELWLLAAYGAVSSVLYGTVMNLQGWPYLGGLATGVSFVPGDPLADNLGRFIAYCLATSLGWDLPRAVVTVLLSLTLGPAVLKALRRATRRAAFEAPVTFEAPKP; from the coding sequence GTGACGGCCGCGCCGACCGGCCAGGCGCAGGCCCGCCCCATCCGCCTGGGCCGCCGCTCGATCGCCGCGCTCGCCCTGGTCACCGCCGTGGGCGTGGCCGCCTTCGGCTGGCCGCTCCTCGCCGGTGCCGGTTCCGGCCTCAGCGATCACGCGCAGGACGCGCCGTGGCTGTTCGCGGCGCTGCTCCCGCTGCTGCTCGCCGTGGTGGTGGCGACCATCGCGGACGTCGGCCTCGACGCGAAGGCCATCGCGATGCTCGGGGTGCTCGCCGCCGCGGGCGCCGCGCTGCGGCCGCTGGGCGCGGGGACGGCGGGCATCGAGCCGATGTTCTTCCTGATGGTGCTGAGCGGCCGGGTGCTCGGGCCCGGCTTCGGATTCGTCCTCGGGTCGGTGTCGATGTTCGCCTCCGCGCTGCTGACCGGCGGCGTCGGCCCGTGGATGCCCTTCCAGATGCTGTCGATGGGCTGGGTCTGCATGGGCGCGGGGCTGCTGCCGGGCCCCGACACCCTGCGCGGCCGCCGCGAACTGTGGCTCCTCGCGGCGTACGGAGCGGTCTCCTCCGTCCTGTACGGCACGGTCATGAACCTGCAGGGCTGGCCCTACCTCGGGGGCCTCGCCACCGGCGTCTCCTTCGTGCCCGGCGACCCGCTCGCCGACAACCTGGGCCGTTTCATCGCGTACTGCCTGGCCACCTCGCTCGGCTGGGACCTGCCGCGCGCCGTCGTCACGGTGCTGCTCAGCCTCACGCTCGGGCCCGCGGTCCTGAAGGCGCTGCGCCGGGCCACGCGCCGGGCGGCGTTCGAGGCGCCGGTCACATTCGAGGCCCCCAAGCCGTAG
- a CDS encoding steroid 3-ketoacyl-CoA thiolase, with the protein MAAEPVIVEAVRTPIGKRGGALANLHPAYLLGETYRELLGRTGIHADCVEQIVGGTVTHAGEQSMNPARTAWLTMGLPYETAATTVDCQCGSSQQASHMVANMVAAGVIDVGISCGVEAMSRVPLGSGSKHGPGKPFPDEWNVDLPNQFEAAERIARKRGLTRENVDSLGLISQERAATAWAEERFKRETFAVQVPTTEEEQSGGQGMWRLVDRDEGLRDTTMEGLERLKPVMPTAVHTAGNSSQISDGSAAIMWASKRMARALKLKPRARIVAQALVGADPHYHLDGPIDATRAVLGKAGMSLKDIDIVEINEAFASVVLSWSQVFGQDLEKVNVNGGAIALGHPVGATGARLITTALHELERRDKEFALITMCAGGAVATGTIIQRL; encoded by the coding sequence ATGGCCGCGGAACCCGTCATCGTCGAAGCAGTACGCACGCCCATCGGCAAGCGCGGTGGCGCGCTCGCCAATCTCCACCCCGCCTATCTGCTCGGTGAGACCTATCGCGAACTCCTCGGCCGCACCGGCATCCACGCCGACTGCGTCGAGCAGATCGTCGGCGGCACGGTGACGCACGCCGGGGAACAGTCCATGAACCCGGCGCGCACGGCCTGGCTCACGATGGGGCTTCCCTACGAGACCGCGGCGACCACCGTCGACTGCCAGTGCGGCTCCTCGCAGCAGGCCAGTCACATGGTCGCCAACATGGTCGCGGCCGGGGTCATCGACGTCGGGATCAGCTGCGGCGTGGAGGCGATGTCACGGGTGCCGCTCGGGTCGGGGTCCAAGCACGGTCCCGGCAAGCCCTTCCCCGACGAGTGGAACGTCGACCTGCCCAACCAGTTCGAGGCGGCCGAGCGCATCGCCCGCAAGCGCGGGCTCACCCGCGAGAACGTGGACTCCCTGGGCCTCATCTCGCAGGAGCGGGCCGCCACGGCCTGGGCCGAGGAGCGCTTCAAACGCGAGACGTTCGCCGTCCAGGTGCCCACCACGGAGGAGGAGCAGTCCGGGGGGCAGGGCATGTGGCGGCTCGTCGACCGTGACGAGGGGCTGCGCGACACGACCATGGAGGGCCTGGAGCGCCTCAAGCCCGTCATGCCGACCGCCGTGCACACGGCGGGCAACTCCTCGCAGATCTCCGACGGTTCGGCCGCCATCATGTGGGCGTCCAAGCGGATGGCGCGGGCCCTGAAGCTGAAGCCGCGGGCGCGGATCGTCGCCCAGGCGCTGGTCGGCGCGGATCCCCACTACCACCTGGACGGGCCGATCGACGCGACGCGGGCGGTGCTCGGGAAGGCGGGGATGTCCCTGAAGGACATCGACATCGTGGAGATCAACGAGGCGTTCGCCTCGGTGGTGTTGAGCTGGTCGCAGGTCTTCGGGCAGGACCTGGAGAAGGTGAACGTCAACGGGGGCGCGATCGCGCTCGGGCATCCCGTGGGGGCGACGGGGGCACGGCTCATCACCACGGCGTTGCATGAACTGGAGCGCAGGGACAAGGAGTTCGCGTTGATCACGATGTGTGCGGGGGGTGCGGTGGCTACGGGGACGATCATTCAGCGCCTGTAG
- a CDS encoding cytochrome P450: MPCPALPDGFDFTDPDLLQDRVPLPEFAQLRQTEPVRWITQPYRISGFDDTGYWAVTRHEDVKYVSTHPEVFSSHVNTAVIRFNESISRDQIEVQRMIMLNMDPPEHTRVRQIVQRGFTPRSIRSLEERLRDRARSIVETALEQAGPDGSFDFVTNVAVELPLQAIAELIGVPQEDRSKIFDWSNKMVAYDDPEYAITEEIGAEAAMEIVSYSMNLAAARKECPAKDIVSQLVAAEDEGNLSSDEFGFFVILLAVAGNETTRNAITHGMHAFLTHPEQWELYKRERPETTAEEIVRWATPVVSFQRTATQDTELGGASIKKGDRVGVFYSSANHDPDVFDDPGTFDITRDPNPHLGFGGGGPHFCLGKSLAVLEINLLFNAIADVLPDLRLVSDPRRLRSAWLNGVKELQVSAGRPAS, from the coding sequence ATGCCCTGTCCAGCGCTGCCCGACGGGTTCGACTTCACCGACCCCGACCTGCTCCAAGACCGCGTTCCCCTGCCGGAGTTCGCACAGTTGCGGCAGACCGAGCCGGTGCGCTGGATCACCCAGCCGTACCGGATATCCGGCTTCGACGACACGGGCTACTGGGCCGTCACGCGGCACGAGGACGTCAAGTACGTCTCCACGCACCCGGAGGTGTTCTCCTCCCACGTCAACACCGCGGTCATCCGCTTCAACGAGTCGATCAGCAGGGACCAGATCGAGGTCCAGCGGATGATCATGCTCAACATGGACCCGCCGGAGCACACCCGCGTCCGCCAGATCGTGCAGCGCGGCTTCACGCCCCGGTCCATCCGCTCGCTGGAGGAGAGGCTGCGCGACCGCGCCCGCTCCATCGTCGAGACGGCACTCGAACAGGCGGGCCCCGACGGCTCCTTCGACTTCGTCACCAACGTCGCCGTCGAACTCCCGCTCCAGGCCATCGCCGAGCTGATCGGCGTCCCCCAGGAGGACCGCTCCAAGATCTTCGACTGGTCGAACAAGATGGTGGCGTACGACGACCCGGAGTACGCCATCACGGAGGAGATCGGCGCCGAGGCGGCCATGGAGATCGTCTCGTACTCGATGAACCTCGCCGCGGCCCGCAAGGAGTGCCCGGCCAAGGACATCGTCAGCCAGCTGGTCGCCGCCGAGGACGAGGGGAACCTCTCCTCCGACGAGTTCGGCTTCTTCGTGATCCTGCTCGCGGTGGCCGGCAACGAGACCACCCGCAACGCCATCACCCACGGCATGCACGCCTTCCTCACCCACCCCGAGCAGTGGGAGCTCTACAAGCGCGAGCGCCCCGAGACGACGGCGGAGGAGATCGTGCGCTGGGCCACCCCGGTGGTCTCCTTCCAGCGCACGGCCACCCAGGACACCGAGCTCGGCGGCGCGTCGATCAAGAAGGGCGACCGGGTCGGCGTCTTCTACTCCTCGGCCAACCACGACCCCGACGTCTTCGATGACCCCGGCACGTTCGACATCACCCGGGACCCCAACCCGCACCTCGGCTTCGGCGGCGGAGGCCCGCACTTCTGCCTCGGCAAGTCCCTCGCGGTCCTGGAGATCAACCTCCTCTTCAACGCCATCGCGGACGTCCTGCCGGACCTCCGCCTCGTCTCCGACCCGCGCAGGCTCCGCTCCGCCTGGCTCAACGGGGTCAAGGAACTCCAGGTCAGCGCGGGCCGGCCCGCCTCCTGA
- a CDS encoding alpha/beta hydrolase, with product MDTFASGHSRSVRRGGAALVALLLAGLVAAPVAQAGTHHVVRADRGDLLKVTPVADLSRAEVVAFLAKGKVGTGTVRYGVTAYRLTYRTVGTDGGSTTATGLFVLPKTSSSRALGLVSDTHGTMVHRDYAPSVGEDFGRLSPYLHAAAGKAVAAPDYLGLGKGPGVHPYMDTRSAVTASQDMLRASRAAAGRAGRVLTGDLYLTGFSQGGQVAMALAREPGAFRVRAVAPVSGPYELSREEIPALFDGRVNDTSGVFYTAYFLVAQNRLHPLYKNPAEAFRAPYADRVERLFDGRHGEEDVLGALPKSVKELLTPGFYERMRHPTGGLKEALEANDGVCDWKPRVPVRLYAARGDTDVPIGNARGCAADLASHGVRAPVMDQGRVSHRESAGKAAPKIARWFAR from the coding sequence ATGGACACTTTCGCTTCCGGACATTCCCGTTCCGTACGTCGAGGGGGTGCCGCCCTCGTCGCCCTGCTGCTTGCCGGACTCGTCGCCGCGCCCGTCGCGCAGGCCGGTACCCACCATGTCGTGCGCGCCGACCGGGGCGATCTCCTGAAGGTCACCCCGGTCGCCGACCTGAGCCGCGCCGAGGTCGTGGCCTTCCTGGCGAAGGGGAAGGTCGGTACGGGCACCGTGCGGTACGGGGTGACGGCGTACCGGCTCACCTATCGCACCGTGGGCACGGACGGCGGGTCCACCACGGCCACCGGCCTCTTCGTGTTGCCCAAGACCTCGTCGTCGCGGGCCCTCGGGCTCGTCTCCGACACCCACGGGACCATGGTCCACCGTGACTACGCGCCCTCCGTGGGGGAGGACTTCGGGCGGCTCAGTCCTTATCTGCACGCCGCCGCGGGCAAGGCCGTCGCCGCCCCCGACTACCTCGGGCTCGGCAAGGGGCCGGGCGTCCATCCGTACATGGACACGCGCTCGGCCGTGACCGCGTCCCAGGACATGCTCCGCGCCTCGCGCGCCGCGGCGGGGCGTGCGGGCCGGGTCCTGACCGGTGACCTCTACCTCACCGGGTTCTCACAGGGCGGTCAGGTCGCGATGGCACTCGCCCGGGAGCCGGGAGCGTTCCGGGTGCGTGCCGTCGCGCCCGTCAGCGGGCCCTACGAACTCTCCCGTGAGGAGATTCCCGCGCTCTTCGACGGCCGGGTCAACGACACCAGCGGCGTCTTCTACACCGCGTACTTCCTGGTGGCCCAGAACCGGCTGCACCCGCTCTACAAGAACCCCGCCGAGGCGTTCCGCGCGCCTTACGCGGACCGGGTCGAGCGGCTCTTCGACGGGCGGCACGGAGAGGAGGACGTCCTCGGGGCGCTCCCCAAGTCGGTGAAGGAACTGCTCACGCCCGGCTTCTACGAGCGGATGCGGCACCCCACCGGCGGCCTCAAGGAGGCGCTGGAGGCCAACGACGGCGTCTGCGACTGGAAGCCGCGGGTGCCGGTGCGGCTCTACGCGGCGCGGGGCGACACCGACGTACCCATCGGGAACGCCCGCGGCTGCGCCGCCGACCTCGCGTCCCACGGGGTGCGGGCGCCGGTCATGGACCAGGGCCGCGTCTCCCACAGGGAGTCGGCGGGGAAGGCGGCGCCGAAGATCGCGCGGTGGTTCGCCAGGTAG
- a CDS encoding ABC transporter ATP-binding protein, which yields MIRFEDVSVTYEGSAGPTVRGVDLTVPEGELVLLVGPSGVGKSTLLGTVSGLVPHFTGGTLRGRVTVAGRDTRTHKPRELADVVGTVGQDPLSHFVTDTVEDELAYGMESLGLAPDVMRRRVEETLDLLGLADLRDRPIATLSGGQQQRVAIGSVLTPHPQVLVLDEPTSALDPAAAEEVLAVLQRLVHDLGTTVLMAEHRLERVVQYADQVLLLASPGEPPVLGDPATLMARSPVHPPVVALGRIAGWSPLPLTVRDARRKAGPLRERLAQAAPERPGEHAPGDRPRPSGDRAAGKTGDPAPGRRPRLRRARAAAPTGAHREPGASVHAALVDRLAVRRGRVEALRRVDLAVTPGETVALMGRNGAGKSTLLSTLVGLLEPTSGTVRVGGAAPHRTAPRQLIRHVGLVPQEPRDLLYADTVGAECASADRDADAAPGACRALVSELLPGIADDTHPRDLSEGQRLALALAIVLTARPPLLLLDEPTRGLDYAAKARLATVLRGLAAEGHAIVLATHDVELAAEIAHRVVILADGEIVADGPTPEIVVSSPSFAPQVTKILAPHEWLTVSQVRRALGAAGQDPS from the coding sequence ATGATCCGCTTCGAGGACGTCTCCGTGACGTACGAGGGAAGTGCCGGGCCCACCGTCCGGGGGGTCGATCTCACCGTCCCCGAGGGCGAGCTCGTGCTGCTCGTGGGCCCCTCGGGGGTCGGCAAGTCCACGCTGCTCGGTACGGTCAGCGGGCTCGTGCCGCACTTCACCGGGGGCACCCTGCGCGGCCGGGTGACGGTGGCGGGCCGCGACACCCGTACGCACAAGCCGCGCGAACTGGCCGACGTCGTCGGCACGGTGGGCCAGGACCCGCTCTCGCACTTCGTCACGGACACCGTCGAGGACGAACTCGCGTACGGCATGGAGTCGCTCGGGCTCGCCCCCGACGTGATGCGCCGTCGCGTCGAGGAGACCCTGGACCTGCTCGGCCTCGCCGACCTGCGCGACCGCCCCATCGCGACGCTCTCCGGCGGCCAGCAGCAGCGCGTCGCGATCGGCTCGGTCCTCACCCCGCACCCGCAGGTCCTCGTCCTCGACGAGCCGACCTCCGCCCTGGACCCGGCCGCCGCCGAAGAGGTGCTCGCGGTGCTGCAACGCCTCGTCCACGACCTCGGCACCACGGTCCTGATGGCCGAGCACCGCCTGGAACGCGTCGTCCAGTACGCGGACCAGGTCCTGCTGCTCGCGTCCCCCGGCGAGCCCCCGGTACTCGGCGACCCCGCCACGCTGATGGCCCGCTCCCCCGTCCACCCCCCGGTGGTGGCCCTCGGCAGGATCGCGGGCTGGTCCCCCCTGCCCCTGACGGTGCGCGACGCCCGCCGCAAGGCGGGCCCGCTGCGGGAGCGCCTCGCGCAGGCGGCGCCGGAACGTCCGGGCGAGCACGCACCGGGCGATCGCCCGCGCCCGTCGGGGGACCGCGCGGCAGGAAAGACCGGCGACCCGGCACCCGGCCGCCGGCCGCGCCTGCGCAGGGCCCGCGCGGCCGCGCCGACCGGTGCGCACCGGGAGCCAGGGGCCTCGGTCCACGCCGCCCTGGTCGACCGGCTCGCCGTCCGGCGCGGGCGCGTCGAGGCGCTGCGGCGGGTCGACCTCGCCGTCACGCCCGGTGAGACCGTCGCCCTGATGGGACGCAACGGCGCGGGCAAGTCCACGCTCCTCTCCACCCTGGTCGGCCTCCTCGAACCCACGTCGGGCACGGTCCGCGTCGGCGGCGCCGCCCCGCACCGCACGGCGCCACGTCAGCTGATCCGGCACGTCGGTCTGGTCCCGCAGGAGCCGCGCGACCTGTTGTACGCGGACACCGTGGGCGCCGAGTGCGCCTCGGCCGACCGGGACGCGGACGCGGCGCCCGGGGCGTGCCGCGCCCTGGTGAGCGAGTTGCTGCCGGGCATCGCGGACGACACGCACCCCCGGGACCTCTCCGAGGGCCAGCGCCTCGCGCTCGCCCTGGCGATCGTCCTGACCGCGCGCCCGCCCCTGCTCCTCCTCGACGAGCCGACCCGCGGCCTCGACTACGCGGCCAAGGCCCGGCTCGCCACCGTGCTGCGGGGGCTCGCCGCCGAGGGCCACGCGATCGTGCTCGCCACGCACGACGTGGAGCTGGCCGCCGAGATCGCCCACCGCGTGGTGATCCTCGCGGACGGCGAGATCGTCGCGGACGGCCCGACGCCGGAGATCGTCGTCTCGTCGCCGTCCTTCGCGCCGCAGGTCACCAAGATCCTCGCGCCGCACGAGTGGCTGACCGTGTCGCAGGTGCGCCGGGCCCTCGGCGCGGCCGGACAGGACCCGTCGTGA
- a CDS encoding SCO2322 family protein: MTAGRARRARRQAVALLAALLCTLGVIAAAPAQAVGYRYWSFWERDGDSWTYATQGPGTARPDDGDVQGFRFSVSDDSKDSAAPRGTADFDDICADRPAREGRKRVALVIDFGRPGDAPKGEKPPAARTACAQVGEDATSAEALASVAKPLRYDSNALLCAISGYPKSGCGDQVSGDGTSKKDSPARADGDAGDGGGPSVGLIAGIAAVVVLGGAALWQARRRRG; this comes from the coding sequence GTGACCGCGGGCCGTGCGCGGCGCGCGCGGCGGCAGGCCGTGGCGCTCCTCGCCGCACTGCTCTGCACGCTCGGCGTCATCGCCGCCGCGCCCGCCCAGGCCGTGGGATACCGCTACTGGTCGTTCTGGGAGCGCGACGGCGACAGCTGGACGTACGCCACGCAGGGCCCCGGCACCGCACGACCCGACGACGGCGACGTCCAGGGCTTCCGCTTCTCGGTCTCCGACGACTCCAAGGACTCCGCCGCGCCGCGCGGCACGGCGGACTTCGACGACATCTGCGCGGACAGGCCCGCACGGGAAGGCCGCAAGCGGGTCGCCCTCGTCATCGACTTCGGACGGCCGGGGGACGCCCCCAAGGGCGAGAAGCCGCCCGCGGCCAGGACGGCCTGCGCGCAGGTCGGCGAGGACGCCACCAGCGCCGAGGCCCTCGCCTCCGTCGCCAAGCCGCTGCGCTACGACAGCAACGCCCTGCTCTGCGCCATCTCCGGCTACCCGAAGTCGGGCTGCGGCGACCAGGTGTCCGGCGACGGCACGTCGAAGAAGGACTCACCCGCGCGGGCCGACGGCGACGCGGGCGACGGCGGCGGGCCCTCCGTCGGTCTGATCGCCGGGATCGCCGCCGTCGTGGTGCTCGGCGGCGCCGCGCTCTGGCAGGCCCGCCGTCGTCGCGGCTGA
- a CDS encoding energy-coupling factor transporter transmembrane component T, whose product MTDHGSGAPGALGRRLAPAAHRSNALHPGAWWIWALGLGTAASRTTNPLLIGLLIGVAGYVVAARRSSAPWAKSYGAFVKLGLVVIGIRLVFAIVLGSPIPGTHVLVTLPEVPLPDWAKGVRIGGRVTAEGLLFALYDGIRLAGLLICVGAANALASPARLLKSLPGALYEAGVAVVVAMTFAPNLITDVQRLRAARRLRGRPDSGIRGLLQVGLPVLEGALERSVALAAAMDARGFGRSAAVPVAVRRATAVLTLGGLMGVCVGTYGLLTAQGAAYGLPVLAAGLLAALGGLRLGGRRAVRTRYRPDRWGARAWAVAGSGIAVAGLMVLASSYGVAALQPGVVPLVAPTLPLWPAAAVLIGLLPAFVAPVPADSSPTVPKETS is encoded by the coding sequence ATGACGGACCACGGCAGCGGCGCGCCCGGCGCCCTCGGGCGGCGCCTGGCCCCCGCGGCCCACCGGAGCAACGCCCTGCATCCGGGCGCCTGGTGGATCTGGGCGCTCGGCCTCGGCACCGCCGCGTCGCGCACGACCAATCCGCTCCTGATCGGCCTGCTGATCGGCGTCGCCGGATACGTGGTGGCCGCGCGGCGCTCGTCCGCGCCGTGGGCGAAGTCGTACGGCGCGTTCGTGAAGCTCGGCCTGGTCGTGATCGGGATCCGGCTCGTCTTCGCGATCGTGCTCGGCTCGCCGATCCCCGGCACGCACGTCCTCGTGACACTGCCCGAGGTCCCGCTGCCCGACTGGGCCAAGGGGGTCCGGATCGGCGGCCGGGTCACCGCGGAGGGGCTGCTCTTCGCGCTGTACGACGGCATCAGGCTCGCGGGCCTGCTGATCTGCGTCGGCGCCGCGAACGCCCTGGCGAGCCCGGCGCGGCTGCTCAAGTCGCTGCCCGGCGCGCTCTACGAGGCCGGGGTCGCCGTCGTGGTGGCGATGACCTTCGCGCCGAACCTGATCACCGACGTGCAGCGGCTGCGGGCCGCGCGGCGGTTGCGCGGGCGCCCCGACAGCGGCATCAGAGGGCTCCTCCAGGTGGGGCTGCCGGTCCTCGAAGGGGCGCTCGAACGCTCGGTCGCGCTGGCCGCCGCGATGGACGCGCGCGGCTTCGGCCGCAGCGCCGCCGTGCCCGTCGCGGTGCGCAGGGCCACCGCCGTGCTGACGCTCGGCGGACTCATGGGCGTGTGCGTCGGGACGTACGGACTGCTGACCGCGCAGGGCGCCGCGTACGGCCTGCCCGTCCTCGCCGCCGGGCTGCTCGCCGCGCTCGGCGGGCTCAGGCTCGGCGGCCGCAGGGCCGTGCGCACCCGCTACCGGCCCGACCGGTGGGGCGCCAGGGCCTGGGCCGTCGCCGGTTCGGGGATCGCCGTCGCGGGGCTGATGGTCCTCGCCTCGTCGTACGGCGTCGCCGCCCTGCAACCCGGCGTCGTGCCGCTCGTCGCGCCGACGCTGCCGCTGTGGCCCGCGGCCGCGGTGCTGATCGGCCTGCTGCCCGCCTTCGTCGCGCCGGTGCCCGCCGATTCCTCCCCCACGGTCCCCAAGGAGACGTCATGA